TTACCCTGAAGGCTTTGAAGCTATCCGCCAGTTAAGTGCCGAACACCTGATTAAACCGGTACGTTTCCGTGAACTCACCGAAAAACTGTATGCTGAGGGTGCACGCGTATTTATCCAGGTGGGTTCTGGTGGTTTAGTTGGTTTTATTGACGATACACTGAAAGGGAAAGATTTTAGCACCATTAGTGCCAATGTGCCGATCCGTTCGGGCATTACGCAGTTGCAAAGGGTTTTGGCCGCACTTTTTATTGAAGGAAAAGAAATTGGCCTAAATTATTTGGGCAACATCAAATCAACTCCACCGCAAAAAAACAAAGGCATTAAACTCGAACTGGGTTCACCGATTATCCATAACCTGCAAACGCTTAAAGGTTTAACCATTAAACAAGCTCAGCCCATACAACCCAAAACTTTTGTGGAGGCTAAACATCCCGTTTTACAGGCCTTTAATGAGAATGTACTGGAAATGATCAACATGCAGAGCGAAATGATCGATTTGTTCGAAAATGCTGCATTCCAGATTGATCGGCCAAGCAATTGGGCACCTGCTAAACCAATAAAACCTGTCAGACAACCCTTTAGCCAAAAACTTGATGTAAGCCTGGATAACTGTCCTTACCTTATCGATCACTCGCTATTAAGGCAACCAAAAGGTTGGCCAACGGTTGAAGATATGGACCCGGTAATCCCGATGACCATGATTTTTGAAGTATTTGCCGAAATCGCCAATGCACAGTCGCCGGAAGAAAAGGTACAGAAAATCATGAACATGCGGGTTTTCCAATGGATGAACGTGGTTAAACCTTTCCAGGAAACCGTAACTGGTGAGTGGAAAGACGAGCAAAGGGTTTACCTTAATCTGGAGCGTTTTGCAAATGCAGAAGTGCAGCTGGCTGCGCAGTTAAGTACCGCTCCAAACAGAACTTTCGATATTGGAAAATTATTGGATATCGACCGTACTGCTGCACAGATTTATGATGCACACATGTTCCACGGACCAGATTACCAGGGCATCAAAAAACTGACCGCAGTTGGTGAAAAAGGAATCACAGGCATCATCGAAGCATCAGGCGGAAAAGGCTCATTGCTTGATAATGCAGGTCAACTGTTTGGTTTATGGCTGCAGCTCACTTTAGAAAAAGATAGGATTGCTTTCCCGGTTAAAATTCAGGAAATAGAATTCTTTGGCGATATGGCCGACCAAAAAGGACAATTCGAATGTACCTGTGTACTCACCGAAATTAACGATGAATTTGCCACTGCAGATATCGTGATGAAAAGAGATGGCATTACCTGGCTCATCATCACCGGCTGGCAAAATCGCAGGCTCGAGATAGACGAACCGCTATGGAACGTTTCGATGTCGCCCCTCCATAACCGTTTATCAGAAGAAGTTGCACCGGGTGTTTTTCTTTTTGGCAACGCTTATTCGCGTGTGGTTTCATGGGATTTTATTCTAAAAAGATATTTTAACCAGACCGAGAAAAAACACCACAATAACTTACTGCCGAATAAAAGAAGAACCTGGATGATCAGCCGCGTAGCCGCAAAAGATGCTGTACGGAATTTATTGAATACACAGAAAAATCAAGCCTGTTATCCCATCACCTTCGAAATTTATTCGGATGAATACCGCAAACCTTATGTTAAGGGCGGCTTAACAGATAACATCAATATCTCCATTGCCCATAAGGGAACTGATGCCGTTGGTATAGCGCGTTTTAACGAACCGGTTGGTATCGATATCGAACATATTGAAGAACGGAGCGCGGGTTTCTTTGATCTTGTTTTTAACGATCATGAAATGGCTCTGTTAGAAAGCCGCGAAAAAATAGAATGGGCAACCCGCTTTTGGGTAGCCAAAGAAGCTTATGGGAAATACCTGGGCAAAGGCCTACAAGGCAATCCAAAAGCTTATACCATTGAAGAAATCAATGGCGAAGAATTACGCATCAACAACATCACAATCAAAACAATCAAACATAAAAATTATATCATCGGATGGACACTATAACTACAAAATTAAGCAGCGAAGAAATTTTCAACCTCATGAAACAATTTATCACCGAAGTAATCGGCGAAGAATTTGTTGAAGAAATGGATATCACCCCTGAAAGTTCTTTCACCAAAGATCTGGAAATGGATAGCATCGAAATTGTATCCTTCTCCGAAAAAATCAAAGCACACTTCGGTGATCAGATTGATTTTACTGGCTGGTTATCTTCAATGGACTTAGATCAGCTGATCAACTTAAACTTAGGCATGATCATCTCTTATATCGAAGAATGCCAATCATAACAGTAAACGGCAAATCGGTTCACGTTCAGGAGCTCAATAAAGAAGCTGCTGAAACCATCATCTTGGTTCACGGGATGTTCAGTAACCTATCTGTCTATTATTTTAATATTGCACCGCTTCTGGCCACAAAATATCATGTAGTACTATATGATCTAAAAAGCCATGGCATGAGCGAAAAGGCATTAACAGGCTACGATCTGCAAAGCATGACCAACGATCTTTTGGCACTAATGGAGGCATTAAACTTACAACAGGTGCATTTAGGTGGTTATAGTTTCGGTGGATTGATTGCCTTAAAAATGGCTATCCGTTTTCCTGAGCGGATCAACAAGCTTGCTGTAATAGAAGCACCGGATCCGAACGATGATAAAACAAGGGGCATCATTGATGAGTACAGCCGCGAGTTTTTGGAGCATTACGTCGAAAATTTTACCGATACCACCAAAGTGAAAATGGGCAAAAGGCAGATGGAGCGCAACCACCGCATGTACGAGTACCTCTTTTATCAAACATCGATTAAAACCGACATGGTGCTTGAAAAAGATTTTTTTGGCAGTAAGGCAATTGAAACGATAAAAAAGAGTACACTATTGCTTTATGGTACCGATTCCAATTGCCTTAGTGCAGGCAAACAATTAGATGGATTGATTGAAAATGCTTCGTTAATTGCTGTACCCGGCGATCATAATATCCCCATTCAGCAACCACTAGTTATTGCAGAATCATTATTAAACTTCTTCCAGGAAACATAAAACTAAACACAGATGGCAAAATTCGTATTTGTAGTTCCTCCCTTACCGGCCATATCAACCCAACTTTAAGCATGGGTGCAGCTTTACTGGATAGAGGCCACCGTGTAGCATGGATTACTTTAGATCAATCACTAGGCGATAAACTTCCTGAGGGCGGCGAGTTGCTCGCAATCAGCTACGACCAGAACGACCAGCAAAAAAAAGATTCAGAAAAATACCTCGATATCATCACGAAAAAGATTGTTTACGGCATTGATAGTATCAAATTCCTGTACGAAGAGGTACTGATCCCCTTAAACAG
The nucleotide sequence above comes from Pedobacter riviphilus. Encoded proteins:
- a CDS encoding phosphopantetheine-binding protein gives rise to the protein MKQFITEVIGEEFVEEMDITPESSFTKDLEMDSIEIVSFSEKIKAHFGDQIDFTGWLSSMDLDQLINLNLGMIISYIEECQS
- a CDS encoding alpha/beta fold hydrolase — its product is MPIITVNGKSVHVQELNKEAAETIILVHGMFSNLSVYYFNIAPLLATKYHVVLYDLKSHGMSEKALTGYDLQSMTNDLLALMEALNLQQVHLGGYSFGGLIALKMAIRFPERINKLAVIEAPDPNDDKTRGIIDEYSREFLEHYVENFTDTTKVKMGKRQMERNHRMYEYLFYQTSIKTDMVLEKDFFGSKAIETIKKSTLLLYGTDSNCLSAGKQLDGLIENASLIAVPGDHNIPIQQPLVIAESLLNFFQET